A genomic region of Barnesiella viscericola DSM 18177 contains the following coding sequences:
- the menB gene encoding 1,4-dihydroxy-2-naphthoyl-CoA synthase: MKKFDWKPIKEYEDILFDYYDGIAKITINRPQVYNAFRPQTNNEMLDAMAICRERPDIGVVVLTGAGDKAFCSGGDQKVKGIGGYIDGNGVPRLNVLDLHKAIRSIPKPVIAMVNGYAIGGGHVLHVVCDLTIASENARFGQTGPKVGSFDGGFGSSYLARIVGQKKAREIWFLCRQYTAQEAEAMGLVNKVVPFDRLEEETVEWCQTILKRSPMAIRMIKRALNAELDGQRGLMEFAGDATLLYYLMEEAQEGKNAFLEKRDPDFQKFPKFPG; this comes from the coding sequence ATGAAAAAGTTTGATTGGAAACCCATCAAGGAGTATGAGGATATCCTCTTCGATTACTACGACGGAATCGCCAAAATCACGATTAACCGCCCGCAGGTGTATAACGCGTTTCGTCCGCAGACCAACAACGAAATGCTCGATGCCATGGCTATCTGCCGCGAGCGTCCCGACATTGGCGTGGTGGTGCTTACCGGTGCCGGCGACAAGGCTTTCTGCTCGGGAGGCGACCAGAAGGTGAAGGGCATTGGCGGCTATATTGACGGGAACGGGGTGCCCCGTCTTAACGTGCTCGACCTGCACAAGGCGATACGCTCTATTCCCAAGCCGGTCATTGCCATGGTCAACGGCTATGCCATCGGGGGCGGCCATGTGCTGCACGTGGTGTGCGACCTGACGATTGCCTCGGAGAATGCCCGGTTCGGGCAGACGGGGCCGAAGGTGGGCAGCTTCGACGGCGGTTTCGGTTCCTCCTATCTGGCCCGCATCGTGGGGCAGAAGAAGGCCCGCGAAATCTGGTTCCTCTGCCGTCAGTACACGGCTCAGGAGGCCGAGGCCATGGGCCTGGTCAACAAGGTGGTGCCTTTCGACCGGCTGGAAGAGGAGACTGTCGAGTGGTGCCAGACGATTTTGAAGCGTAGCCCCATGGCTATCCGCATGATCAAGCGGGCGCTGAATGCCGAACTCGACGGGCAGCGCGGTCTCATGGAGTTTGCCGGCGATGCCACGTTGCTCTACTACCTCATGGAAGAGGCGCAGGAGGGGAAGAACGCTTTCCTCGAAAAGCGCGATCCCGATTTCCAGAAATTTCCCAAATTCCCCGGCTAA
- a CDS encoding o-succinylbenzoate synthase, whose product MLKASYTPYTLHFKVPSGTSRGILTDKETYLVRVWDDADPDPDRFGVGECALFRGLGADDRPEYESVLQQVCREIDRYDTLDLAAWSSIRFGVETALLDWRHGGRRVVYPSDFADGQRGITINGLIWMGDKRTMAARIEEKLAAGFSCIKLKIGAIDFDDECDLLAFIRRRYPREVIELRVDANGAFAPDRALEYLKRLSDYDLHSIEQPIRAGQWEAMARLCETSPLPIALDEELIGVNGAAEKRALLETVAPQYVVLKPSLVGGFTGTQEWIDAARVAGAGWWITSALESNVGLNAIAQFTATLPVEMPQGLGTGALYTNNIPSPLEQVGEQLLYNPAREWDFSGLSWR is encoded by the coding sequence ATGTTGAAGGCGAGCTACACTCCCTATACCCTGCACTTCAAGGTACCGAGCGGAACCTCGCGCGGTATCCTCACCGACAAGGAGACCTACCTGGTGCGGGTGTGGGACGATGCCGACCCCGACCCCGACCGGTTCGGAGTAGGCGAATGTGCGCTGTTCAGAGGGCTCGGAGCCGATGACCGGCCCGAGTATGAGAGCGTGCTGCAACAGGTGTGCCGCGAGATTGACCGTTACGACACTCTCGACCTTGCGGCGTGGAGTTCTATCCGCTTCGGTGTGGAGACGGCTCTGCTCGACTGGCGGCATGGCGGCCGGCGGGTGGTCTACCCGTCGGATTTTGCCGACGGGCAGCGGGGCATCACCATCAACGGCCTGATCTGGATGGGCGACAAGCGCACCATGGCGGCGCGCATCGAGGAGAAGCTGGCTGCCGGCTTCTCGTGTATCAAGTTGAAGATAGGAGCCATCGACTTCGACGACGAGTGCGACCTGCTCGCCTTTATCCGCCGGCGGTATCCCCGTGAGGTCATCGAACTGCGGGTCGATGCCAACGGTGCTTTCGCTCCCGACCGGGCGTTGGAGTACCTGAAACGGTTGTCGGACTATGACCTCCACTCCATCGAACAGCCCATACGGGCCGGCCAGTGGGAGGCGATGGCCCGGCTGTGCGAGACTTCGCCCCTGCCGATTGCGCTCGACGAGGAGCTGATCGGGGTGAACGGTGCCGCCGAAAAGCGTGCGTTGTTGGAAACCGTCGCCCCGCAGTATGTGGTGTTGAAGCCCTCGCTCGTGGGGGGCTTCACGGGAACGCAGGAGTGGATCGATGCCGCCCGTGTCGCCGGGGCGGGGTGGTGGATTACCTCGGCCTTGGAGTCGAATGTGGGGCTGAATGCGATTGCCCAGTTTACCGCCACCCTTCCCGTGGAGATGCCGCAGGGGTTGGGAACCGGCGCACTTTATACCAACAACATACCGTCGCCGCTCGAACAGGTGGGCGAACAGTTGCTTTACAACCCCGCCAGGGAGTGGGATTTTTCGGGACTGTCATGGAGATAA
- a CDS encoding AMP-binding protein, translating to MEITLNHRLCRTREEVQAVASSQVADFLDEWYSSTNFVWGHTSGSTGAPKPIKLLKQDMEESARLTVDYFEITDGTTMLLCLSPDYIAGKMMIVRALLSGADLLVVPPSSRPLASVDERIDFAAMVPAQVVESLRDDAQRARLSRVGALIIGGAPLPPVAEERLSGLPVRSYATYGMTETVSHVALRRIGDPTMNYRALGQITFSVDNRDCLVIHTPHFAVKELVTNDVVELIDEHRFRWIGRYDHVINSGGVKVFPERIEQQIAPLFTRRFFIAACADEKWGECVALAIEGDPLSATDEAALLARIRERVGRYEVPRRLFYLPAFAETSSGKVIRRLP from the coding sequence ATGGAGATAACCCTCAATCATCGGTTGTGCCGCACTCGCGAAGAGGTGCAGGCGGTTGCCTCGTCACAGGTGGCCGATTTCCTCGACGAATGGTATTCGTCGACCAATTTCGTGTGGGGGCATACTTCGGGGTCGACCGGGGCTCCCAAGCCGATAAAGCTGTTGAAACAAGACATGGAGGAGTCGGCCCGGCTTACGGTCGACTATTTCGAGATTACGGACGGAACGACGATGCTGTTGTGCCTCTCGCCCGACTACATTGCCGGCAAGATGATGATTGTGCGGGCCCTCCTGTCGGGAGCCGATTTGCTGGTCGTGCCGCCGTCGAGCCGTCCGTTGGCGTCGGTCGACGAGCGGATCGATTTTGCCGCGATGGTTCCGGCACAGGTTGTCGAGTCGTTGCGCGACGATGCGCAGCGCGCGAGGTTGTCCCGGGTGGGTGCCCTCATTATCGGCGGAGCACCGCTTCCGCCGGTGGCCGAAGAGCGGTTGTCTGGCTTACCCGTTCGTTCCTACGCCACCTACGGCATGACCGAGACGGTTTCGCACGTGGCTCTGCGCCGTATCGGTGACCCCACGATGAACTATCGGGCTCTCGGGCAGATTACCTTTTCGGTCGACAACCGGGACTGTCTGGTTATTCACACCCCCCATTTTGCGGTCAAGGAGTTGGTCACCAACGATGTGGTCGAGTTGATTGACGAGCACCGCTTCCGATGGATTGGGCGGTATGACCATGTGATTAACAGCGGGGGTGTCAAGGTCTTCCCCGAGCGGATAGAGCAGCAGATTGCCCCCCTCTTTACCCGTCGTTTCTTTATCGCCGCCTGTGCCGACGAAAAGTGGGGCGAGTGTGTGGCACTCGCTATCGAGGGTGACCCCCTGTCGGCGACCGACGAGGCCGCCTTGCTTGCTCGCATTCGGGAGCGGGTAGGGCGTTACGAGGTACCTCGGCGGCTCTTTTATCTGCCGGCGTTTGCCGAGACCTCGTCGGGCAAGGTAATCCGTCGGTTACCCTGA
- a CDS encoding glycoside hydrolase family 3 C-terminal domain-containing protein: MKRYFYFVGVLLLSLGSVATAQTPVYLDDTKPVEERIEDALSRMTLEEKVALCHAQSKFSSPGVPRLGLPENWMTDGPHGIRAEVAWDEWEQAGWTNDSCMAFPALTCLAASWNPEMALLYGRSIGEEARYRNKNVLLGPGVNIYRTPLNGRNFEYMGEDPYLASEMVVPYIEGVQSNGVAACVKHFALNNQEYDRYAVDVEVSDRALYELYLPAFQAAVQRGKAWAIMGAYNRYKGQHCCHNQYLLNDILRGEWGFDGVVISDWGGVHNTVESAYNGLDMEFGTGTDGLGVSASDAYNHYFLAQPFLDLLKKGEIPESVLDGKVRNILRLMYRTTMNRNRPFGSFKNPAHALAARQIAQEGIVLLQNRDNVLPIPLDKTKKILVVGENAIKMMTVGGGSSSLKAWYEVSPLDGLRARVGDAAEVVYARGYVGNTDGSYNGVVSKVDLSESRSAEELLAEAVGLARESDYVIFVGGLNKNSQQDCEGGDRIAYGLPYNQDRVIEALAAANPRTVVVLISGNSVAMPWADRVPAIVEGWYCGSEAGNALASVLVGDVNPSGKLPFTIGKQLGDYHAHALNDPLVYPGVDHKQVYRDDIFVGYRWSDLQKDSKPLFCFGHGLSYTTFEYGKVSLDRKQMTAADTLRVRLTVKNRGSRAGAEVVQLYVSDLKSALPRPLKELKGFRKVMLQPGESREVEFLLDRTSLSYFDDAKHEWVAEPGRFEVLVGASSGDIRSKAGFELK; encoded by the coding sequence ATGAAACGTTATTTCTATTTCGTAGGAGTCTTGCTTCTTTCGCTGGGGAGCGTGGCTACGGCCCAGACTCCGGTTTATCTGGACGATACGAAACCTGTCGAGGAGCGCATCGAAGATGCCTTGTCGCGAATGACCCTTGAAGAGAAGGTGGCCTTGTGTCACGCGCAATCGAAATTCAGTTCGCCGGGGGTTCCCCGATTGGGCTTGCCCGAGAACTGGATGACCGACGGGCCGCACGGCATACGGGCCGAGGTGGCTTGGGACGAGTGGGAGCAGGCCGGTTGGACCAACGACTCGTGCATGGCCTTCCCGGCTCTGACCTGTCTGGCCGCTTCGTGGAACCCCGAGATGGCTCTCTTGTACGGCCGCTCGATAGGTGAGGAGGCTCGCTACCGGAACAAGAATGTGTTGCTGGGCCCCGGGGTGAATATCTACCGCACACCGTTGAACGGACGTAATTTTGAATATATGGGCGAGGACCCCTATCTGGCCTCCGAAATGGTGGTGCCTTATATCGAAGGGGTACAGTCCAACGGGGTAGCCGCCTGTGTAAAGCACTTTGCCTTGAACAACCAGGAGTATGACCGCTATGCGGTCGATGTGGAGGTGAGCGACCGGGCTCTCTACGAGCTCTATCTGCCCGCCTTCCAGGCTGCCGTGCAGCGTGGCAAGGCCTGGGCCATCATGGGGGCCTACAATCGCTACAAGGGGCAGCATTGCTGCCACAACCAATATTTGCTCAACGACATATTGAGGGGCGAATGGGGCTTTGACGGGGTAGTCATCTCCGACTGGGGAGGGGTACACAACACGGTGGAGTCGGCCTATAACGGCCTCGATATGGAGTTTGGTACCGGTACCGACGGTCTGGGCGTGAGTGCGAGCGATGCCTATAATCATTATTTTCTGGCACAACCCTTCCTCGATCTGTTGAAGAAGGGAGAGATTCCCGAGTCGGTCCTCGACGGGAAGGTGCGGAATATCCTGCGACTCATGTATCGCACGACGATGAATCGGAACCGTCCCTTCGGGTCGTTCAAGAATCCGGCACATGCTTTGGCAGCCCGGCAGATAGCCCAGGAGGGTATCGTGCTGTTACAGAATCGCGATAACGTGCTGCCCATACCACTGGACAAGACGAAGAAAATTCTGGTCGTGGGCGAGAATGCCATCAAGATGATGACGGTAGGCGGCGGCAGTTCGTCGCTGAAAGCCTGGTATGAGGTGTCGCCGCTCGACGGCCTGCGGGCCCGGGTAGGCGATGCGGCCGAGGTGGTGTATGCCCGGGGTTATGTGGGCAATACCGACGGTTCGTATAACGGTGTGGTCTCGAAGGTCGACCTGTCGGAGTCACGTTCGGCCGAAGAATTGCTGGCCGAAGCGGTAGGTTTGGCCCGGGAGTCGGACTATGTGATATTTGTCGGAGGTCTTAACAAGAACAGCCAGCAGGATTGCGAGGGGGGCGACCGGATTGCTTACGGTCTACCCTACAATCAGGACCGGGTGATCGAGGCCTTGGCCGCGGCCAATCCCCGCACAGTGGTGGTGCTCATCTCGGGCAATAGCGTGGCGATGCCCTGGGCCGACCGGGTTCCGGCTATCGTCGAGGGGTGGTATTGCGGCAGCGAGGCGGGTAATGCCTTGGCTTCGGTGCTGGTAGGCGACGTGAATCCTTCGGGCAAATTGCCTTTCACGATAGGCAAACAACTGGGAGACTACCACGCCCATGCCTTGAACGACCCTCTGGTCTATCCGGGTGTGGACCACAAGCAGGTATATCGGGACGATATTTTCGTGGGTTACCGTTGGAGCGATCTGCAAAAGGATAGCAAGCCGCTCTTCTGCTTCGGTCATGGACTGAGCTATACCACCTTCGAGTATGGTAAGGTATCGCTCGACCGCAAGCAGATGACCGCCGCCGATACCCTGCGGGTGCGGTTGACGGTGAAGAATAGGGGTAGCCGTGCCGGTGCCGAGGTGGTGCAACTCTATGTGTCCGACCTGAAATCGGCGTTGCCCCGCCCCCTGAAAGAGTTGAAGGGCTTCCGGAAAGTGATGCTGCAACCGGGCGAAAGTCGTGAAGTCGAGTTCCTGCTCGACCGCACGAGCCTCTCTTATTTCGACGACGCGAAGCATGAGTGGGTAGCCGAACCGGGTCGATTTGAGGTGCTGGTAGGAGCCTCTTCGGGCGACATTCGGTCGAAGGCCGGGTTTGAGTTGAAATAG
- a CDS encoding Crp/Fnr family transcriptional regulator: protein MVKKSTLESILQKEMSDFWALLENEEKRTIAENFKIQNYKKNEIIYSEGEDPSQLMCLLKGKVKIYKDGVGGRSQIIRLIRPVQYFGYRAYFSREPYVTAAAAIESSTVGSLPMPLVEEYIRKNNGLAWFFIKELSNDLGISDARTVNLTQKHIRGRLAESLLVLKENYGVEEDGLTLNIYMAREDLANLSNMTTSNAIRTLSSFTNEKIITVDGRRIQIIDEDRLRKISKFG, encoded by the coding sequence ATGGTCAAGAAAAGCACATTAGAGTCTATTCTGCAAAAAGAGATGTCTGACTTTTGGGCATTACTCGAAAATGAAGAAAAACGCACGATTGCCGAAAATTTCAAAATTCAGAACTACAAGAAAAACGAAATCATATACAGCGAAGGAGAGGATCCCTCGCAACTCATGTGCTTGCTGAAAGGGAAAGTCAAAATCTACAAAGACGGTGTGGGAGGCCGCAGCCAAATCATTCGGTTGATTCGTCCGGTTCAATATTTCGGTTACCGGGCCTACTTCTCGCGCGAGCCCTATGTCACGGCCGCTGCCGCCATCGAGAGTTCGACGGTAGGTTCCTTACCCATGCCGCTGGTCGAGGAGTATATCCGCAAGAACAACGGGCTGGCCTGGTTCTTCATCAAGGAGCTCTCCAACGACCTGGGCATCTCGGACGCCCGCACGGTGAACCTCACCCAGAAACACATTCGGGGTCGGCTGGCCGAGTCGCTGCTGGTGCTTAAAGAGAACTACGGTGTCGAGGAAGACGGGCTCACCCTCAACATCTACATGGCTCGGGAAGACTTGGCCAACCTCTCGAACATGACTACCTCGAATGCCATTCGCACCCTGTCGAGTTTTACCAACGAAAAGATCATTACCGTCGACGGCCGACGCATTCAAATCATCGACGAAGACCGGCTGCGCAAAATCAGCAAATTCGGATAA
- the trxB gene encoding thioredoxin-disulfide reductase produces the protein MEQNEHIRCLIIGSGPAGYTAAIYAARANLSPVLYEGMQPGGQLTTTSEVENFPGYPDGRSGLDMMEDLKKQAARFGTDIRRGIATAADFSTRPYRITIEGEKVVEADTVIISTGASAKYLGLPDEAKYAGLGVSACATCDGFFYRKKIVAVVGGGDTACEEAEYLSHLASKVYLIVRKTFLRASNIMQQRVIENPNIEILFETQAEGLFGENGVEGVHLVKGKDTDHEEHYDLAIDGFFLAIGHKPNTDIFKGSIDLDENGYIVTDPYTTATNVPGVFAAGDVADPRYRQAITAAASGCKAAIDAERYLVNNKL, from the coding sequence ATGGAACAGAACGAACATATCCGTTGTCTTATCATCGGCTCCGGCCCTGCCGGTTACACGGCAGCCATCTATGCCGCACGTGCCAACCTCTCACCGGTCCTCTACGAGGGCATGCAACCCGGCGGTCAGCTCACGACGACCAGCGAAGTAGAAAATTTCCCCGGTTACCCCGATGGCCGATCGGGTCTTGACATGATGGAGGACTTGAAGAAACAGGCCGCCCGATTCGGTACCGACATTCGTCGGGGTATCGCTACCGCTGCCGACTTCTCGACCCGTCCCTACCGCATCACCATCGAAGGAGAAAAGGTGGTCGAAGCCGACACCGTCATCATTTCGACCGGAGCCTCGGCCAAGTATCTGGGTCTCCCCGACGAAGCCAAATATGCCGGCTTGGGCGTATCGGCCTGCGCCACATGCGACGGATTCTTCTACCGCAAGAAGATTGTAGCCGTGGTAGGAGGTGGCGATACCGCCTGCGAAGAGGCCGAATACCTGTCGCACCTCGCCTCGAAGGTCTATCTGATTGTGCGCAAAACCTTCCTGCGGGCCTCCAACATCATGCAACAGCGGGTTATCGAGAACCCCAACATCGAAATCCTGTTCGAGACCCAGGCCGAAGGTCTGTTCGGTGAGAACGGCGTAGAAGGGGTACATCTGGTCAAGGGGAAAGATACCGACCACGAAGAGCACTACGACCTCGCTATCGACGGCTTCTTCCTGGCCATCGGCCACAAGCCCAACACCGACATATTCAAAGGCTCGATCGATCTCGACGAAAACGGCTATATTGTTACCGACCCCTACACGACGGCTACCAACGTGCCCGGTGTATTTGCCGCCGGCGACGTGGCCGATCCCCGCTACCGCCAGGCCATCACGGCTGCCGCCTCGGGGTGCAAGGCCGCTATCGATGCCGAACGATACCTCGTCAATAACAAGCTATAA
- a CDS encoding LolA family protein, with product MKINRILLFVAALFVLASPKVAQAQSGTAALDKVVEKFRRSGDLSANFTLTLYNALNEPVDKQSGTIKLAGNKFYWKTPTMTVWYNGQLQWAYVASTQEVNLTEPTAAEVASINPYILINTYKQNFTVKALKSKNSQLRVAELTPKKKGTNIERVVITVNASSWTPQSFQLYYSDRTRSTIVLSKYTAGQNFPDATFVFDKKQYPNAEIIDLR from the coding sequence ATGAAAATCAACCGCATTCTCCTATTCGTCGCCGCTCTCTTCGTCCTGGCCAGCCCCAAGGTGGCTCAGGCCCAAAGCGGTACGGCCGCACTCGACAAGGTGGTGGAAAAGTTCCGCCGCTCGGGTGACCTCTCGGCCAATTTCACCCTGACTCTCTACAACGCTCTGAACGAACCGGTCGACAAACAGTCCGGCACTATCAAGCTCGCGGGCAACAAGTTCTACTGGAAGACCCCCACCATGACCGTGTGGTATAACGGCCAGCTGCAATGGGCCTATGTCGCATCGACCCAGGAGGTGAACCTCACCGAGCCCACTGCCGCCGAGGTGGCCAGCATCAACCCCTATATCCTCATCAATACCTACAAACAGAACTTCACCGTCAAGGCGCTGAAATCGAAAAACAGCCAGTTGCGGGTGGCCGAACTCACCCCCAAAAAGAAGGGAACAAACATCGAGCGCGTGGTCATCACCGTCAACGCCTCGTCATGGACACCCCAGTCGTTCCAGCTCTATTACAGCGACCGCACCCGCAGCACCATTGTGTTGTCGAAATATACCGCCGGGCAAAACTTTCCCGACGCCACCTTTGTTTTCGACAAGAAACAGTACCCCAACGCCGAAATCATCGATTTACGCTAA